A stretch of the Streptosporangium sp. NBC_01755 genome encodes the following:
- the cas2 gene encoding CRISPR-associated endonuclease Cas2: MDLLVTYDVETITKEGQARLRRVAKICEGYGHRVQKSVFEIVCSEADKLRLVAALTHTIDHSSDTVRIYRLPAQALDDVEHLGIRRAIDPRGPLVI; encoded by the coding sequence ATGGACTTGCTGGTGACCTACGACGTGGAGACCATCACAAAGGAGGGGCAGGCACGGCTGCGCCGGGTCGCGAAGATCTGCGAGGGTTACGGCCACCGCGTCCAGAAATCGGTCTTCGAAATCGTGTGCTCCGAGGCGGACAAGCTCCGCCTGGTCGCAGCTCTTACCCATACCATCGATCACAGCAGCGACACGGTGCGCATCTACCGCCTCCCCGCCCAGGCGCTGGACGACGTCGAACACCTGGGCATCAGACGGGCCATTGACCCCCGAGGCCCCTTGGTGATCTAG
- the cas7c gene encoding type I-C CRISPR-associated protein Cas7/Csd2, which translates to MSAHLDPAVRHDIVLLFDVTDGNPNGDPDAGNQPRTDDETGQGLVTDVALKRKIRDVIPQIKPADDRYGIFVEAGHALNPRIEQARTITKGTTEEQQRWLCDRYVDIRLFGAVLSTGKKEEGSKTAGAGQVRGPLQFTFARSLDPVLPSDNAITRVTPTRQEDLDSGKRTEMGSKWTLPYGLYRAHAFYSAGRAAKTGVTGEDLQTLWTALTLMFDHDRSAARGEMRLCGLYVYSHPNALGVAPAAALSSRIRVERSDTEKPPRHYTDYRRVIANDDLPEGVTFWTAVDLWP; encoded by the coding sequence ATGAGCGCACACCTGGACCCGGCCGTCCGGCACGACATCGTGTTGCTGTTTGACGTCACCGACGGCAACCCCAACGGCGACCCGGACGCGGGTAACCAGCCACGCACCGACGACGAGACCGGCCAGGGCCTGGTCACCGATGTCGCGCTCAAGCGCAAGATCCGCGACGTCATTCCCCAGATCAAGCCCGCAGACGATCGCTACGGCATCTTCGTCGAAGCCGGACACGCCCTCAACCCGCGCATCGAGCAGGCCCGCACCATCACCAAGGGCACGACCGAGGAACAGCAGCGCTGGCTGTGTGACCGCTATGTTGACATCCGCCTGTTCGGCGCGGTGCTCAGTACCGGCAAGAAGGAAGAGGGAAGCAAAACCGCCGGAGCGGGACAGGTACGCGGCCCCCTGCAGTTCACCTTCGCACGCAGTCTGGACCCGGTACTGCCCAGTGACAACGCCATCACCCGCGTCACCCCTACTCGGCAAGAAGACCTCGACTCGGGTAAGCGCACCGAGATGGGTTCCAAATGGACCCTTCCCTACGGGCTCTACCGAGCCCACGCCTTCTACTCCGCTGGACGCGCGGCCAAGACCGGCGTCACCGGCGAAGACCTGCAAACCCTGTGGACGGCCCTGACCCTGATGTTCGACCATGACCGCTCCGCCGCACGCGGAGAGATGAGACTGTGCGGCCTGTACGTCTACAGCCACCCCAACGCCCTCGGCGTGGCACCCGCGGCGGCCCTTTCCAGCCGCATCCGGGTGGAGCGTTCCGACACTGAAAAGCCGCCGCGCCACTACACCGACTACCGGCGCGTCATCGCCAACGACGACCTGCCAGAAGGCGTCACCTTCTGGACAGCAGTGGATCTGTGGCCCTGA
- a CDS encoding TIGR00725 family protein, which produces MTIQIAVCGPRDCTGEDESNAREIGRLLAERGAVVICGGYTGVMAAVASGARSAGGTVVGILSRADREHANPDLSIVIPTGVGEARNNIIVNSGDAVIVVGGSWGTLSELALAMRHGRAPVVQLGGWRLVDRAGHQVAGVRYVSSPQEALAATGLWPDH; this is translated from the coding sequence GTGACGATCCAGATAGCGGTTTGCGGTCCGCGTGACTGCACCGGCGAGGACGAGTCCAATGCCCGCGAGATCGGCCGGCTGCTGGCGGAGCGCGGTGCGGTGGTGATCTGCGGTGGTTACACGGGAGTCATGGCCGCCGTGGCGTCCGGTGCCCGCTCGGCGGGCGGGACGGTGGTCGGCATCCTGTCCCGAGCGGACCGGGAGCACGCCAACCCGGACCTTTCCATCGTGATCCCGACCGGCGTCGGGGAGGCGCGAAACAACATCATCGTCAACTCGGGTGATGCCGTGATCGTCGTCGGTGGATCGTGGGGCACCTTGTCGGAACTGGCGCTCGCGATGCGCCACGGCCGTGCCCCCGTGGTCCAGCTCGGCGGCTGGCGGCTGGTTGACCGTGCGGGGCATCAGGTCGCCGGTGTCAGGTACGTCTCGTCCCCGCAGGAGGCACTGGCGGCCACCGGGCTCTGGCCTGACCACTGA
- the cas1c gene encoding type I-C CRISPR-associated endonuclease Cas1c → MTELLNTLYVQTPGSSLHLENDTLRVVHPDQPGRKILPLARIDHLVLFGGVTITDDLLLRCADDRRSISWLTGFGRFRARVCGPTAGNPLLRRSQHRAHDDEAWRLSIAQRMVAGKIHNSRQVLLRAARDASGAKQSTLRAAAERNAVALTQTGQADDISVLMGTEGMAARDYFAALPAMCPSAATPFQRTRRPPADPVNCLLSFLYGMLRVAVHGALEQAGLDPYIGFLHGVRPGKPALALDLMEEFRPLLADRLVMTMLNRKELSEGDFERLPGDVVRLTDNARRTVLNAWQTSRQRTWPHAHLQREVPAALLPLIQARLLARHLRGDLDEYLPWTVN, encoded by the coding sequence GTGACTGAACTCCTCAACACCCTGTACGTCCAGACGCCCGGTAGCAGCCTGCACCTGGAAAACGACACCCTCCGAGTGGTTCACCCCGACCAGCCCGGCCGTAAGATTCTGCCGCTCGCGCGCATCGACCATCTGGTGTTGTTCGGCGGCGTCACCATCACCGATGATCTGCTGCTGCGCTGCGCCGATGACCGTCGCAGTATCAGCTGGCTGACCGGCTTCGGACGTTTCCGCGCCCGCGTGTGTGGCCCCACAGCGGGGAACCCACTGCTGCGCCGCTCCCAACATCGTGCCCATGACGATGAAGCCTGGCGGCTTTCCATCGCTCAGCGCATGGTCGCCGGAAAGATCCACAACAGCCGGCAGGTGCTCCTCCGTGCCGCTCGGGACGCCAGCGGCGCCAAACAGAGCACTCTTCGCGCAGCCGCCGAGCGCAACGCCGTCGCGCTGACCCAAACGGGCCAAGCCGATGACATCTCGGTCCTGATGGGTACCGAGGGCATGGCCGCCCGTGACTACTTCGCAGCCCTGCCCGCGATGTGTCCCAGCGCCGCCACGCCCTTCCAACGTACCCGCCGCCCTCCGGCCGACCCGGTCAACTGCCTGCTGTCATTTCTGTACGGCATGTTGCGCGTCGCGGTCCATGGAGCCCTGGAACAGGCTGGACTTGATCCCTACATCGGGTTCCTGCACGGCGTACGGCCAGGAAAGCCCGCTCTGGCGCTGGACCTGATGGAGGAGTTCAGGCCGCTGCTGGCCGACAGGCTCGTCATGACCATGCTCAACCGCAAAGAGCTCAGCGAAGGCGACTTCGAACGCCTACCCGGGGACGTGGTCCGTCTCACCGACAACGCCCGGCGTACCGTCCTGAACGCCTGGCAGACCAGCCGCCAACGGACCTGGCCACATGCTCACCTGCAACGCGAGGTGCCCGCCGCACTTCTGCCCCTCATTCAGGCCCGGCTGCTGGCCCGACACCTGCGCGGTGATCTGGATGAATACCTCCCATGGACTGTGAACTGA
- the cas3 gene encoding CRISPR-associated helicase Cas3', which translates to MVFAHSESDRLRNWHLLTDHLRGTAELAARFAERFGGERIAWWLGLLHDCGKASCDWQERLAEVSGTGRPVGIDHKTLGARMARERGLGSFALAIAGHHGGLVDPQALRERLDNPTKADRDRESDALAVLESGILPELDNTDRVVIPPAWRQPLVREMALRLTFSALCDADFLDTAAHFADASGPVVRPDADFGYLRDRFEKRRTALLEDRLVRSVIDAEREEVYRACVRAAAAKPGVFRLAAPTGVGKTISAGGFALHHAALRGHRRVIVAVPFLTITEQNAGVYRSLLETSQGAQVVLEHHSGVNLDEPSNRWARLAAENWDAPFVVTTTVRLFEALFDRKPAAMRRLHRLAGAVIVLDEVQSLPHQMLVPILDALRTLVDHFGTTVLLTSATQPDFWHLSPFETLPATEIVADPAALVSRLRRVEFDWRIDPSPTLDELADEAAAQEQALVVVNTTADARTVFNIWRTQVPEGVAWHLSTRMCAAHRRRVLETVRTRLAEGMPVLLVSTQLIEAGVDVDFPLVYRVMAPADSLLQAAGRANREGNLLGLGKVVIVDPEDAGHPQAYKTLLAATRLYFGPGKADPDNLAALRGYYRSVYGALNLEDSRSAGQRIQDARGILDFPAVTDGPADPVTGIRDRRYAFRMITDDGVSVVTSRGAVDEEQRELIDQVVERVRTAARPDGADLRLLQPYVTTVHPSALRKPGVVALMKPIIGEPGRAGSLAEWIGDYDSHTGIELDPRTEEFIC; encoded by the coding sequence GTGGTTTTTGCTCATAGTGAGAGTGACCGGCTACGGAACTGGCATCTGCTGACCGATCACCTACGGGGTACGGCGGAGTTGGCGGCCCGCTTCGCTGAGAGGTTCGGCGGAGAGCGCATCGCCTGGTGGCTTGGCCTGCTGCACGATTGCGGCAAGGCCTCGTGTGACTGGCAGGAACGCCTGGCAGAGGTGTCGGGAACCGGGCGCCCGGTGGGCATCGATCACAAGACATTGGGTGCCCGCATGGCCCGGGAGCGAGGGCTGGGGTCCTTTGCTCTGGCGATCGCCGGTCATCATGGTGGGCTCGTGGATCCGCAGGCGTTGCGCGAGCGATTGGACAACCCGACGAAAGCGGATCGCGACCGGGAATCCGATGCACTCGCTGTGCTGGAAAGCGGAATACTCCCGGAGTTGGACAATACCGATCGCGTGGTGATCCCCCCGGCATGGAGGCAACCGCTGGTGCGAGAGATGGCACTGCGGCTGACTTTCAGCGCGCTGTGCGATGCGGATTTCCTGGACACCGCCGCCCATTTCGCGGATGCCTCCGGTCCTGTCGTACGCCCCGACGCTGATTTCGGATATTTACGTGATCGGTTCGAGAAGAGACGTACAGCTCTGTTGGAAGATCGTCTCGTCCGCTCCGTCATTGATGCCGAGCGGGAGGAGGTCTATCGAGCATGCGTACGTGCCGCTGCTGCCAAGCCCGGCGTTTTCCGGCTGGCCGCACCCACGGGGGTGGGCAAGACCATCTCGGCCGGAGGATTCGCGCTACACCACGCCGCTCTGCGCGGACATCGCCGAGTGATCGTGGCGGTCCCCTTTTTGACGATCACTGAGCAGAACGCCGGTGTTTACCGGAGTTTGCTGGAGACCTCGCAGGGGGCACAGGTCGTGCTGGAGCATCACAGCGGGGTCAATCTGGACGAACCGTCCAACCGCTGGGCACGTCTGGCCGCGGAAAACTGGGACGCTCCGTTCGTGGTGACGACCACCGTCCGGCTGTTCGAGGCTTTGTTCGACCGGAAACCCGCTGCCATGCGCCGACTGCACCGGCTGGCGGGAGCGGTGATCGTGCTGGACGAAGTTCAATCACTACCGCACCAGATGCTGGTGCCGATTCTGGACGCCCTTCGAACGCTGGTCGACCACTTCGGGACGACCGTGCTCCTCACCTCGGCCACCCAGCCGGACTTCTGGCACCTGAGTCCTTTCGAAACCCTTCCGGCGACCGAGATCGTTGCTGATCCCGCCGCGCTGGTATCCCGGTTGCGGCGAGTCGAATTCGACTGGCGAATCGATCCCAGCCCCACCTTGGACGAACTCGCCGATGAGGCGGCCGCCCAGGAGCAGGCGCTGGTCGTGGTCAACACCACCGCCGACGCCCGTACGGTGTTCAACATCTGGCGTACGCAGGTTCCCGAGGGTGTGGCCTGGCACCTGTCGACCCGGATGTGCGCCGCACATCGGCGCCGCGTGCTCGAAACGGTCCGTACTCGGTTAGCTGAGGGGATGCCGGTTCTTCTGGTGTCGACGCAGCTGATCGAGGCCGGGGTCGATGTCGATTTTCCCCTCGTCTACCGGGTCATGGCGCCGGCGGATTCCTTGCTTCAGGCGGCGGGACGAGCCAACCGTGAAGGCAATCTGCTCGGCCTGGGAAAGGTGGTCATTGTTGATCCCGAGGACGCCGGCCATCCACAGGCATACAAAACCCTGCTGGCTGCCACCCGCCTGTATTTCGGTCCAGGCAAGGCCGATCCCGACAATCTCGCTGCGCTACGCGGCTACTACCGGTCGGTGTACGGCGCACTGAACCTGGAGGATTCACGCAGCGCCGGTCAGCGAATTCAGGACGCCAGAGGCATTCTGGACTTCCCCGCTGTGACCGACGGGCCGGCCGACCCTGTCACCGGTATCCGTGATCGCCGCTATGCCTTCCGTATGATCACCGATGACGGTGTCAGCGTGGTGACCTCACGAGGAGCGGTCGATGAGGAGCAGCGGGAACTCATCGATCAGGTCGTGGAACGGGTTCGTACCGCCGCCCGCCCCGACGGGGCCGACCTGCGACTGCTTCAGCCGTACGTGACCACCGTGCACCCCTCCGCACTGCGAAAGCCCGGAGTGGTCGCCCTGATGAAACCAATCATTGGTGAGCCCGGACGCGCCGGCTCTCTTGCCGAGTGGATCGGCGACTACGACTCTCACACCGGTATCGAACTCGACCCCCGCACCGAGGAGTTCATCTGTTGA
- a CDS encoding VOC family protein has translation MAIIVEDHDQAIEFFANALGFELVEDSPSLTNNGRPKRRVAVRPAW, from the coding sequence GTGGCGATTATCGTGGAGGACCACGACCAGGCCATCGAGTTCTTCGCCAACGCCCTGGGCTTCGAGTTGGTCGAGGACTCGCCGTCGTTGACGAACAATGGTCGCCCGAAGCGGCGGGTCGCGGTCCGGCCGGCGTGGTGA
- the cas4 gene encoding CRISPR-associated protein Cas4: protein MALTTDDGSAELVSIPLSALEHLTYCRRQAALIHVEATWTDNVDTVRGELAHAVVDLPGTRRRRSVALVRSLPVRSRVHGLHGVCDLVEIEGDHATPVEYKVGPYHPQGPADLQLAGQAVCLAEAGYAVPEGYIYSAADRRRHQIPITPELITRTLEATVAMRDLLLQDRLPPAHNDRRCRRCSLRDDCMPELTHTSHRTTTPFEIRPLGTWRD, encoded by the coding sequence GTGGCCCTGACCACCGATGACGGGAGCGCGGAACTGGTCAGCATCCCGCTGTCGGCGCTGGAACACCTGACCTACTGCCGACGCCAGGCGGCCTTGATCCACGTCGAGGCCACCTGGACCGACAACGTCGACACCGTACGCGGCGAACTCGCACACGCCGTCGTCGACCTACCGGGTACCCGTCGGCGGCGCAGTGTGGCCCTGGTGCGTTCTCTGCCGGTCCGCAGCCGTGTTCACGGCCTGCACGGTGTCTGCGACCTGGTGGAGATCGAAGGCGACCACGCCACACCCGTGGAGTACAAGGTCGGCCCCTACCATCCTCAGGGGCCGGCCGACCTCCAACTCGCAGGTCAGGCCGTCTGCCTGGCGGAAGCCGGCTACGCCGTACCCGAGGGCTACATCTACTCCGCCGCCGACCGTCGTCGCCACCAGATACCTATCACCCCTGAACTGATCACTCGTACCCTCGAAGCCACTGTCGCAATGCGTGATCTCCTGCTCCAGGACAGGCTCCCTCCCGCCCACAACGACCGCCGTTGCCGTCGCTGCTCGCTCCGCGATGACTGCATGCCCGAACTCACCCACACATCGCACCGGACCACCACCCCTTTTGAAATCCGTCCGTTGGGAACCTGGCGTGACTGA
- the cas5c gene encoding type I-C CRISPR-associated protein Cas5c, with the protein MVQVAGEAALFSRPELKAERLTYPVMTPTAARGVLEAIFWKPQMRYRVVAVEVLKPIKQFTIRRNETHQVVSMAGALRGDRVDTAANRDQRNAVCLRDVAYRIHAHIEAGTQANKNAAAYRDQFRRRVTRGSCFHQPFLGTKEFSADFGDPDDTPPINRTEDLGVMLHTIHFGPPIQMEWFTARLDNGVLYVPERGIHVPAVSTGGG; encoded by the coding sequence GTGGTGCAGGTCGCGGGTGAGGCCGCGTTGTTCTCGCGGCCGGAGTTGAAGGCCGAGCGGCTGACCTATCCGGTGATGACACCGACTGCCGCCAGGGGAGTGCTGGAGGCGATCTTCTGGAAGCCGCAGATGCGCTACCGGGTGGTGGCCGTCGAAGTGCTCAAACCGATCAAACAGTTCACCATCCGGCGCAACGAGACCCATCAGGTGGTGTCGATGGCCGGGGCGCTGCGCGGGGATCGGGTGGACACCGCCGCCAATCGGGACCAACGCAACGCTGTGTGCCTGCGTGATGTGGCCTATCGGATCCACGCCCATATCGAGGCCGGTACGCAGGCCAACAAGAACGCCGCAGCCTACCGGGACCAGTTCCGGCGCAGGGTTACCCGAGGCTCCTGCTTCCACCAGCCGTTCCTGGGCACCAAGGAGTTCAGCGCGGACTTCGGCGATCCCGACGACACACCGCCGATCAACCGGACCGAGGATCTGGGGGTGATGCTGCACACCATCCATTTCGGGCCACCGATCCAGATGGAGTGGTTCACCGCCCGACTCGACAATGGTGTGCTGTACGTGCCTGAACGCGGAATCCACGTCCCAGCGGTCTCGACCGGCGGTGGCTGA
- a CDS encoding aldo/keto reductase translates to MTSTERPAEASGQFAIGGDLTVNRLGYGAMQLTGKGVWGEPSDPEEAVRVLRRAVELGVDFIDTADSYGPFVSELLIRKALHPYPEDLVIATKAGLTRSGPDDWRPVGRPEYLRQQAELSLRHLGVERIDLFQLHRIDAKAPLADQVGELALLQQEGKIRHIGLSEVSVEQVEEASRFARIVSVQNLYNLAQRDAEPLLEYSEANGIGFIPWFPLATGKLAEEGGPLAEAARAHGVTPSQLALAWLLKRSPVMLPIPGTSKVAHLEDNVAAAGVELTDEEFAALSKGA, encoded by the coding sequence ATGACGAGTACGGAACGTCCCGCCGAGGCGTCGGGCCAGTTCGCGATCGGGGGCGACCTCACGGTCAACCGCCTGGGGTACGGGGCGATGCAGCTCACCGGGAAAGGCGTGTGGGGAGAACCGAGCGACCCTGAGGAGGCGGTCCGCGTGCTGCGTCGCGCCGTCGAGTTGGGTGTTGACTTCATCGACACCGCCGACTCCTACGGCCCGTTCGTCTCCGAGCTGCTGATCAGGAAGGCGCTGCACCCCTACCCCGAGGACCTGGTCATCGCGACCAAGGCGGGGCTCACCCGGTCGGGCCCCGACGACTGGCGCCCGGTCGGCCGCCCCGAGTACCTGCGCCAGCAGGCCGAGCTGAGCCTGCGCCACCTCGGCGTGGAGCGGATCGACCTGTTCCAGCTGCACCGCATCGACGCGAAGGCGCCCCTCGCCGACCAGGTCGGGGAGCTCGCCCTGCTGCAGCAGGAGGGCAAGATCCGGCACATCGGCCTCAGCGAGGTCAGCGTCGAGCAGGTCGAGGAGGCGAGCAGGTTCGCGAGGATCGTCTCGGTGCAGAACCTCTACAACCTCGCCCAGCGCGACGCCGAGCCGCTGCTGGAGTACTCCGAGGCCAACGGCATCGGCTTCATCCCGTGGTTCCCGCTCGCCACCGGCAAGCTGGCCGAGGAGGGCGGCCCGCTCGCCGAGGCGGCCAGGGCACACGGCGTCACCCCGTCGCAGCTGGCTCTGGCCTGGCTGCTGAAGCGCTCCCCGGTGATGCTCCCCATCCCCGGCACCTCGAAGGTCGCCCACCTGGAGGACAACGTCGCCGCCGCAGGCGTCGAACTGACCGACGAGGAGTTCGCGGCCCTGTCCAAGGGGGCCTGA
- the cas8c gene encoding type I-C CRISPR-associated protein Cas8c/Csd1 — translation MLLARLVEYARDRLISPPPFYRAQKAQWILELRADGSPLSPTLTPLVDPGDPLRKNGVEYVVPSITKTVGIEPKVALDNPEYLLGWIAKVAKPDRVAKAHQAFIDLTDQWVKSDPDSPAHTLHRFLTEGHVERFTEQEGWGRGDLILVRIHDDSVPGGVFLHETESAHQFWDTVAYSRKGLGNSGLCLVCGSMGKLLKTIPQQLPARLVPQASQSASLVSVNKATHGFALQEQLTHTPICVQCGLAAMGALESLLDHQWRSALTGQNTRLAWWVTGESDLTLDPLDDPRAHPEQVARILGAAARGRQAAPLTQEDLSTFCAVTIGGNVSRVMVRDWIELPLADIQDNLAAWFTDHAITDAWTGEVRHTGLGRMALAGGRWLGDRKIYAAFGASGADRPDGLYQGLLRAALLNKPLPPKLLAHVVHRIRADGRLDTERAALLRLALVRRPGISHPEAYMPLLNPDHHQPSYLAGRLFAVLEDVQLSASRAGGDDAPNVTFTDRYFSRAVTSPAVALVAGRKDARAWLKRLRRDQPGWAQRAQETLDDLFSQLVVAGGVPHGAVLADQAAFILGYHHQRATTRAERIASKAAKTSNQQLDPQEGARA, via the coding sequence ATGCTGCTGGCACGCCTGGTGGAGTACGCCAGAGACCGCTTGATATCGCCACCGCCGTTCTACAGAGCACAGAAAGCCCAATGGATCCTGGAACTGCGGGCCGATGGTTCTCCGCTGTCGCCCACGCTGACGCCCTTGGTCGACCCTGGCGATCCGCTGCGTAAGAACGGCGTCGAGTACGTGGTGCCCTCGATCACCAAAACTGTGGGCATCGAACCGAAGGTTGCCTTGGACAACCCGGAATACCTGCTGGGCTGGATCGCCAAAGTTGCCAAACCTGATCGGGTGGCCAAAGCCCATCAGGCATTCATCGACCTGACTGACCAGTGGGTGAAATCTGATCCTGACTCTCCCGCGCATACACTGCACCGCTTCCTGACCGAGGGACATGTTGAGCGGTTCACCGAGCAGGAAGGGTGGGGCCGGGGAGACCTGATCTTGGTACGGATCCATGATGATTCGGTACCTGGGGGTGTCTTCCTGCACGAGACCGAATCGGCCCACCAGTTCTGGGACACGGTGGCTTATTCGCGAAAAGGTTTAGGAAACAGTGGGCTCTGCCTGGTCTGTGGCAGCATGGGGAAACTGCTGAAAACCATTCCCCAGCAGTTACCCGCGAGGCTGGTGCCACAAGCAAGTCAGAGCGCGTCCCTGGTCAGCGTGAACAAGGCCACCCACGGCTTCGCCCTGCAGGAGCAACTCACCCACACTCCGATCTGCGTACAGTGCGGTCTGGCGGCGATGGGTGCGCTGGAAAGCCTGCTGGACCATCAGTGGAGAAGCGCGCTGACCGGGCAGAACACTCGCCTGGCCTGGTGGGTCACCGGAGAGAGCGACCTCACCTTGGATCCGCTGGACGACCCTCGTGCTCACCCCGAACAGGTGGCCCGCATCCTGGGCGCCGCAGCACGCGGCAGGCAGGCGGCCCCACTGACTCAGGAGGACCTGAGCACCTTCTGCGCGGTCACCATCGGGGGCAACGTCTCACGGGTCATGGTCCGCGACTGGATCGAACTGCCCCTGGCTGATATCCAGGACAACCTTGCGGCCTGGTTCACCGACCACGCGATCACCGATGCCTGGACCGGAGAGGTTCGCCACACCGGGCTTGGCAGGATGGCGTTGGCCGGTGGCCGCTGGCTGGGCGACCGCAAAATATATGCCGCCTTCGGTGCCTCCGGAGCCGATCGCCCCGACGGCCTGTATCAAGGACTGCTTCGCGCCGCCCTGCTGAACAAACCGTTGCCGCCCAAGCTGCTGGCCCACGTGGTCCACCGAATCCGAGCCGATGGCCGCCTGGACACCGAACGCGCGGCCCTGCTGCGCCTGGCACTGGTCCGGCGACCCGGTATCTCCCATCCGGAGGCATACATGCCCTTGCTCAATCCCGATCATCATCAGCCGTCCTACCTGGCCGGTCGGCTCTTCGCCGTTCTCGAAGACGTGCAACTCTCGGCCTCTCGCGCGGGCGGTGACGACGCCCCCAACGTCACCTTCACCGACCGCTATTTCAGCCGAGCGGTGACCAGCCCCGCCGTCGCTCTGGTCGCCGGCCGAAAAGACGCGCGTGCCTGGCTCAAACGACTGCGCCGCGACCAGCCCGGTTGGGCCCAGCGCGCCCAAGAGACCCTGGACGATCTGTTCTCCCAGCTGGTAGTCGCCGGGGGCGTCCCGCACGGCGCAGTCCTGGCCGACCAGGCGGCCTTCATCCTGGGCTACCACCACCAGCGCGCCACCACCCGAGCCGAGCGTATCGCCAGCAAAGCAGCCAAAACCTCCAACCAGCAGCTCGACCCGCAAGAAGGAGCTCGCGCATGA